The genomic DNA AACTCCGTCCTATCTGGCCGCGCTGGAAAATACGCGGCCCGTTCTTGCAGCGCGGATCGCGCGGCTGAAAGAGGACATTGACCGACCCCTGGCGGCGATTCTTACGCTGAATACAATTGCCCATACCGTTGGCGCGGCAGGGGCCGGCGCTCAGGCTGCGGTGGTGTTCGGCGATGCCTCGCTCGGCGTGTTTTCAGCGGTTCTGACTTTTCTGATTCTGGTGCTGTCTGAAATTATTCCCAAAACGCTTGGAGCAACCTATTGGAGTGCACTGATTCCGGTAGTCTCGCGGATATTGCCGCCGCTCATCTGGGCTTTGTGGCCGCTGGTGAAAATGTCGCAGATCCTGACAAAATTTCTGTCGCGCGGACACAAGCGGCATGTCATCAGCCGTGAGGAACTATCCGCTCTGGCGACAGTCGGGGCACGGGAAGGGGTTGTCGACGCAAGCGAAACACGCATTGTCCAGAACCTGCTGCGGTTTGACGCATTGACCGTGTCTGACATCATGACGCCGCGAACAGTTGTCTATGCGCTGCCGCAGACGACGAAAATCGCCTCCTTGCTGGACGATCTGGAGGCCATCCGCTTTTCGAGAATTCCGATTTATGAAGAGACAGTTGACCAGGTCACCGGTTTTGTTCTCAAGACCGAAATTCTGATCAAGGCGGTGCAGGACAAGCTCGACATCCCGGTTTCCGACCTGCGCCGGGATCTGACCCATATTAATGCGACGATGCATCTGCGGGAATTGTTTGAGTTGTTGTTGGAAAATGACCGCCATATTGCGCTCGTGGTTGACGAATTTGGCGGCACCGCCGGTATCGTCACATTGGAGGATGTTGTGGAAACCTTGCTGGGTCTGGAAATTGTGGATGAGGCAGACACAATAGAAGACCTTCAGGCACAGGCACGCAAGCAGTGGGAAGAACGCGCCGCAGGCCTTGGTCTGCTCACAAAGACCCCCGACGCTGCCATACCGGAAAACACCGAGCTCTAAAACGGAGATCTGCTGAAATGTCTGCAATTCGCAACAAACACATTACATATCAGGGACTTGTCATTGTTGCTTGTCTGCTGGTTGCACCGGGAGCTTTTGCGGCCGGCGAGGGTCCGGCGATTATTGATCGCTGGGTGGCAGAGTCAGACGCCTTTTCGTTTTTTGAGTTGTCTTACCAGGGATTGAGCTATGATGAGGCCACCGACGTGACAACGGTGACCGGCCTGAAAGCGGTCTTTACCCCCGAACTGGCGGCTCCTTCGTTGGACGAAGTAGACGCTCTTCATGTCAGCTACACCTTCGAAGCCCCGATGTTGCGCTACACTGGCCTGACCGAGAACGCCAGCAGCTATCTTGCCGAACTGATTATCGCCGAGGAAATCGGTTTCTCGCTTTCCATTGACGATAGCCCCAACGACGACTCTGACGACGGCGATGGCACGGTTCCCGGTGGTGAGACCCGCGGCAGCTATAATGGCATGGTTGTGCGTGGTGCAAAGTGGGCCAAACTGCCTGACATCGTGAATGATCCGAAAAAACCGATATCGAAATACTATCCGTTCTTTGCCGCCCTGGCTGATGTGAATTTCGGATCATTTGCCATTGCCGGAGCGCAAAGCGCGCAGCAATTGGACGACGACACCTTGTTGATATCCGAGTACGGGCCGATGGTCGCGGGTGAGGTCAAAGCCAGTAATTTTTCCAGCGTAACAGTTGATGGCATGACCATCAGGACCGCCGCACGGCCGGATTCCGACCAGACAGATGCGGAACCATTTGATCTGACCATCACCCGGCTCGAAAGCAAGGGCTATAATATCGGCACCTTCCTGCGCCAGTTTGACCCTGATCTGCCGGCCAGCCAGCGTGACACACCGTTCAAACCGTTGCTCGACAGATTCGCGGTTCTTGGCAGTAAACTGAGCGGCCGTGAAGGTATGACCGTCACACTTGATGAAGTCTCTTACACAGACATAGGTATTCGCCCGTCAGCTCAACCATTGCTGGCGCAGGCCGACGAATTCTATCTGAAGGCTGCCGAGGAGGGATCGGAGCCGGAAGATGAAACCATAGTGCGAGCGGTCGCCTCGCTCTATTCGATGTTTCGCCTCGGCGCGTTCGAGATGAGCGGCCTCAAACTGGATGATATCGAGGCCGAAGACCTAACCAAAATAACCGCTGAACTGGATAATTTCCGCATCGCGGATTTATGGTCCGGCGGGCTGGGTGAACTGTCGGCGAAAGGTTTGAATGTTGAGCGGTTTGGCGATGCCGTGCGCACGGATGTGTTTCAGATCAGGGATGTGGGTTTCCCCACGCTGGACGCCTTGCTGGATGCTGAACGCGCTTACGAAGAAAACGACATTCGCGCAATAATTGCTGCCCTGCCGACACTGGGACTGATCGAGTTCCTTGGTGTTGATATTAATGTAGTGGGTGGGACGCGTTTGAAAATGGACGTGAACCGTCTGGAAATGGCGAACTTCATCGAACGTATTCCGACCAAAGTCACGTCAACACTTGAAAATCTGCAAATCGCAGTTGCCAGTCTGGAAGAAGGCAGCAGACAGATCTTTGAAAGAATGGGCTATGAGCGGCTCAATGTATCCTATTCACTTTCCCTGGTGTGGAATGAAGCAAGGGAAGTGTTGTCGCTGATCAGCCGCAACGCTCTTGAAGATGGCGGATCGCTGGACGCGGATCTGGAAATTGGCGGTATCCCCCGAAGCGTTTTCGAAAATCCTGAAACCGCACAGAATGTGTTGGCATTGCTTACCTTCAATGCCGCCTCGGTCGTGTTTGACGACAATTCGCTTCTGGACCGCGCGGTGACGGCAGCAGCAGAGCAGCAGGGCAAAGCACCCGACCAGTTGAAACAGGAAGTTGTGGGAGCGCTGCCATTTCTGCTGGGAGCACTCAACAAACCGGATTTCGTCGAGAATGTTGGAACAGTGGTTGCCAAACTGCTGGACGAAGGCGGTGCCTTGAAAGCGACCGCCAAACCCGGCGCGCCAGTTTCCATGATGCAGGTCATTGCCGGTGGTGCCACAGCGCCGGGCACACTGATCGATCTGTTGGAAATCGAGGTCACTGCGGAATAGGACGGCCCGAATGCTGCTCCGGCGAGCGGAGCAGCATTGTTGTCAGCGCTATGAGCTTTGCATACTGGCTTCGCGTTTTTTGCGTTTGGAGCGGCGCGACAGCATATTCAGCCCCTCGATGGCCGCAGAGAACGCCATTGCTGCATAGACGTATCCTTTCGGAACCTTGACGCCAAATCCTTCGGCAATAAGGGTCATGCCGATCATCAGCAGGAATCCGAGGGCGAGCATGACAATCGTCGGGTTCGCGGCAATGAAACGTGCCAGCGGATTGGCGGCAAGCAGCATCAACAGAACGGCCACGACGACGGCGATTACCATCACAGGAATATGCGGTGTCATGCCGACTGCGGTGATTATGCTGTCGATTGAGAACACCACATCCAACAATAATATCTGACCGATTGCGGCTGTGAAGGTCATGCTTAGTGTCCGTGAATCGAACATATCCGGTGTCGGTTCCGGGTCAACAGAGTGGTGAATTTCCTTGGTCGCCTTCCACACCAGAAACAGGCCACCGGCAATCAGAATGAGGTCTTTCCAGGAAAAGCCCTGATCGAACAACTCAAACACCGGCGTTGTCAGCTTGACGATCCAGGCGACGGCGCTGAGCAGTAGCAGGCGCAGGATGAGAGCCAGACCGATGCCGAGTTTTCGCGCCCGGTCGCGCTGGCCTTCAGGCAGCTTGTTGGTCAGAATCGAGATAAACAGAAGATTGTCTATGCCCAGAACGACCTCCATCACAATCAAAGTGATCAGCGAGACCCAGACAGCCGGGTCTTGAAACAGGGTGATGAGATTTTCCATTCATGTCTTCCAGTATACGTTGTGAGTGGCGGTTATTATGCTAGCGGAAGGGCGTTACAGTGAGGTGTCATAGCGGTAAACTGCGAAATAATAAATTGTCTGTCCGGTGTTCCCCGCTTGGTCTGTGGTTTGGCTTGTGTTATCTGGCTGAAATCCAGCAACAATGGACAGATGTCCGCCCCCGCATCCCAAAGGGTAATCGTCCGAAAACCGGTTTGGTTCCCAAAGACGCTAACCACACCACGCTCAACCCATGAAAAAGGTCAAGCCCATGTCCGTAAGTTCAGATCCCGCACAATCCGATCTTTTCTCCGGTTTCTTTTCGAAAAATCTGTCAGAAGCAGACCCGGCCATAGCCGATGTCATCGCCCGCGAACTGGGGCGGCAGCAGCATGAGATCGAACTGATCGCTTCGGAAAACATTGTGTCCCGCGCGGTTCTGGAAGCCCAGGGATCGGTGCTGACCAATAAATATGCGGAAGGTTATCCCGGGCGGCGCTATTATGGCGGCTGCGAGTTTGTCGATATTGCCGAAACTCTGGCCATAGACCGGGTTAAACAGCTTTTCGATTGCGGTTTCGCCAATGTTCAGCCGAATTCCGGCAGCCAGGCCAATCAGGCGGCATTTCTGGCGCTGCTGCAGCCCGGTGACACGATTCTCGGCATGAGCCTTGATGCGGGCGGACATCTGACCCACGGGGCACGGCCCAATCTGTCCGGCAAATGGTTCAACGCAGTTCAATATGGTGTCGAGGCCGATAGCCATCTGATTGATTTTGCGCAGATCCGCGAATTGACCCTCCAGCACCAGCCAAAATTGATAATCGCCGGCGGGTCGGCCTATTCCCGGATTATCGATTTCGCCAAATTTCGCGAAATCGCCGATGAGGTTGGTGCCTATCTGATGGTCGATATGGCCCACATTGCCGGGTTGGTGGCGGGCGGCTTGCATCCAAGCCCGTTCCCGCATGCCCATGTTGTCACGTCCACCACGCACAAAACGTTGCGCGGACCGCGGGGCGGTCTGGTGCTGACCAATGACGAAGCCATCGCCAAGAAAATCAATTCTGCAGTGTTTCCCGGATTGCAGGGCGGTCCGCTGATGCATGTCATTGCCGGTAAGGCAGTGGCCTTCGGTGAAGCCCTGAGTGATGACTTCAAGAGTTACATGCGCGCCGTCGCCGACAATGCAAAGGTCCTTGCAGCCAGTCTGACGGAAGAAGGTCTGGCGATCGTTTCCGGTGGAACTGACAATCATTTGATGCTCGTTGATCTGCGACCAAAAAATGTCACCGGCAAGGTTGCGGAAGCAGCGCTGGAGCGGGCCAACATCACCTGTAACAAGAATGGTGTCCCCAACGACCCTGAAAAGCCGACCATAACATCCGGTATTCGGCTGGGCACGGCAGCGGCCACAAGCCGGGGTTTCGGTGTGGCCGAATTTCGAGATGTCGGAAAGCTGATTGTCGAGGTTCTGGATGGAATCGCCGCAAATGGCGAGGACAGCAATGCAGATATTGAAGCCGGCGTGAAGACAAAGGTTCTGGCGCTGACAGACCGCTTCCCGATTTACCAGGGCTAGCCGGTCATGCGTTGTCCCTATTGCGGTGCTGACAATACACAGGTCAAGGATTCCAGGCCCACCGAAGACAATACCACGATCCGCCGGCGCCGCATTTGTGTGGATTGCGGCGGGCGTTTCACCACATTTGAACGCATTCAGTTGCGTGAACTGACAGTGCTGAAAAAAAGCGGCCGGCGCGCGCCGTTCGACCGCGACAAGCTGGTGCGATCCGTTCAGGTGGCAACGCGCAAACGCGATGTCGAACCGGAACGCATCGAGCGTCTGGTGTCTGGCATCGTGCGGCGTCTGGAAAGCCGCGGGGAGCCGGAAATCAACGCCGATGAAATCGGCACGATGGTCTTGAAAGCGCTCAAGCATCTCGACGATGTAGCCTATGTGCGCTTTGCATCGGTTTATCAGAACTTCCGTGAAGCAAAAGACTTCTCCAGTTTTCTTGGTGACATGGAAGAAGATGCGCAGGACAGCGGAGATGATGACAGAGACAGTTGATCCACCGTCCTGTCTGCGCGATCGAACATCATGACAAGCCCGGTTTCCAACCTCGATCTGCGCTTTGCCGCCGCTGCACTGCGCTTTGGCAGGCGGCATGAAGGCCTGACCAGTCCAAATCCGTGTGTTGCCGCTATCGTGGTGCGCAAAACCGGCGATGCGTATCACGTGGTCGGTCGTGGTGTGACTGGCCCAGACGGCCGCCCTCATGCCGAGGCGCAGGCCTTGCTGCAGGCCGCGGCGGAGGCAGTAGGGGCAACCCTTTATGTCACCCTGGAGCCGTGCAGCCATCATGGCATGACGCCGCCCTGTACGGACGCCATTTTGAGCAGCGGTATTGCCCGGGTCGTGGCCTGTACGGCAGATCCCGATCCGCGTGTTGCGGGGGCTGGATTTGCCCGGCTCAAAGCCGCCGGTGTGACAGTCGTGACCCCTGTACTGGAACCCGCAGCGCGTCGCTTTCACGCCGGCCACATCGCGGCAAGGCTGGGTCTGGGACCTCATGTGGTGTTGAAACTGGCGGTATCATCCGATGGCATGATCGGTTTGGCCGATGCCGGACAGGTCGCGATTACCGGGCCGGAAACCTGGAATTATGTGCATGCCCTGCGTGCAGCCAGCGATGCCATCCTGGTTGGTGTTGGCACGATTATCAGTGACGATCCCTCTCTGACCTGCCGCTTGCCCGGTCTTGCCGGGCGCTCGCCATTGCGCGTCGTGCTGGATTCAGGCAATCGTCTGCCGGCAAACGCCGCAATACTGCAGGATCAGTCAATCGCCGAAACCCGCATTTTCGAGGGTCGGTCCTGCGAGCAGGTGCTGGAAGTTCTGGCGCGGCAGGGCATCCAGACGGTGATGATAGAGGGCGGTGCCCGGGTCGCCCGCGCTTTTCTCAAAGCCGGGTTGGTGAATGCATGCCATTTGATCCGGTCCCGTGATAGTTTCATCGGCAGCGGCGGAGTGGCGGCTCCGCTGGAATTGATCCTGGATGCTGATCGGTTTGAAGAGATTGACAGCAGGCAACTGGGTGCAGACCGTCTGACCCTGCTTTGGCGAAAGGGCTGAACATGTTCACTGGTATTGTGAGCCATATCGGCGCGATCACGGCAATTGACACGTTGCCAGAGGGGCGTCGCTTTCAGATCAGTGCCGATCTGGATTACAGCACCCTTAAGATCGGCGCTTCAATTGCCCATAGCGGTGTCTGTCTGACCGTAACTGAATTGGATCCCGCCTCTCAGCGCTACACCGTGGAAGCCTGGGAGGAAGCGCTTCGCCTCACCACAGCGGGCAACTGGACTGTCGGAAGCCGGGTCAATCTGGAACGCGCCCTGAAAGTTGGCGATGAACTGGGTGGCCACATCGTATCGGGACACATTGATGGAAAAGCCGAAATCACAGCCATTACCGGGGAGGGGGATGCGACCAGATTTGTGCTGCGTGCACCGGAGCCCCTGGCGAAATTCATTGCGCCGAAAGGCTCGGTTGCGCTAGATGGCACCTCGCTGACCGTCAACCGCGTTTCAGAGGCGCATTTCGACGTGCTGCTGATCGCCCACAGCCTGGCCGTTACCACATGGGGAACGCGCGTCACGGGCGATGACGTTAATTTGGAAGTCGACACCATGGCCCGTTATGCTGCAAGGCTGCTGGAAACCCGATAGGACTGAATTCTATGGCTGACAAAAGCCCCAAAATTCTCATCATAGAAGCGCGCTTTTATGAAGATATTGCCGACGAGTTGATCGCCGGAGCGATTGCTGCGCTTGAGGCGGCGGGGATTGAGTATGATCGAATTGCCGTTCCCGGCGTTCTGGAAATCCCGGCGGCGCTTTCCATGGCCCTGATCGGCGGCGAATTAGATGGCGGTGTTCAGTATGACGGCTTCGTCACCCTTGGCTGCGTCATTCGCGGAGAGACCACCCATTACGATATTGTCGCGGGAGAATCTGCCAGGGCATTAATGGATCTGGCAGTTGTCGAAGGGCTCGCCCTTGGCAACGGCATCCAGACTGTTGAAAACACTGATCAGGCCTGGGCCCGCGCAAAACGCAGCGACAAGAACAAGGGCGGCGGCGCCGCAGCAGCTGCCATTGCCATGATCCGGTTGCGCAGTCAGTTCGGATTGACCTGAGATGTCCAAACCAGAGAATACAGTCTCCGAACCGCGCCCGGCAAACAAACGCGGTGCCGCCCGTCTCGGCGCGGTGCAGGCGCTTTACCAGATGGATATTGGCGGCACCGGCCTGCAGCAGGTCGTCGCTGAATTTGAAAATGTACGGCTTGGCAAGGAGATCGACGGCGAACAGTATCTGGAAGCGGACACCGCCTATTTCCGCGGCATTCTTGCAGGTGTGGTCAAGGAACAGCTCCAGCTTGATCCGATCATTCACAAGGCTTTGACGCCCGATTGGCCGCTGAAGCGCATTGACAGCCTGTTGCGGGCGGTTTTGCGGGCAGCCACTTTTGAATTGCTGAAACGAAAAGATGTGCCGGCAAAAGTCATCATCAGTGAATATGTTGATGTCACCAAAGCCTATTTTCTGGACGATGAGCCAAAAATGGTAAATGGGGTTCTCGATCATATCGCCCGGGATATCAGGGCATCCGAGTTTACCGGAAAATGAGCCCTTCGGGAAAAGCCGAAGATCGGTTTATCCAACGCTATTTTGCTCCGCTCGCGGGTGACAAGGCAGCGCTCGGGCTGCATGATGATGCGGCCCAGATTGATGTGCCCGCAGGCCTGTCTCTGGTGATTTCCACTGACACCATCATGTCTGACATTCATTTTTTTTCCGATGATCCCGCCGCTTCCATAGCCAGAAAGGCGCTGCGGGTGAATATCTCGGATCTGGTGGCAAAGGGTTGCGATCCGAAAGGCTATTTTCTGTCTCTGGCGCTGCCGGAAATACGGCTGCGTTCCGATGACTGGATGAGCGCTTTCAGCAATGCCCTGGCCGGGGACCAGCAGGCTTTCGGCCTGCAGATCATGGGCGGCGATACGGTAATGACCGATACGGTTGCATCGATCACCATCTGTGCCTTCGGGTTCATCCCGACTGGAAAGATGGTAAAGCGATCCACGGCAAAGCCGGGAGACCGGCTTTATGTCACCGGGACGATTGGCGACAGCACGCTCGGCCTGTGGACACGGCGTGCCAGACTGTTGGCGGACAGCGAGCTGGGTTCTGTTGAGCAACAAACGCTTGCACAGCTGACGCCAACACAGCGCAACCAACTCGAATTGTGCTATCTGGAACCGCCTGCGCGTGTCGCGGCAGCACCGGTTCTGCTGCGCTATGCCTCCGCCTCGATGGATATTTCTGACGGGCTGGCAGGAGACGCCAGGACGCTTGCCAGTGCCAGCGCCATCGGCCTGGATATCAATCTGCATGATATTCCGCACCATCCGTTGATACAGCCGCATCTCGGCGAAAGTAACTTGCGCATCCGGCTGATTACCGGGGGCGACGACTACGAGATCCTGTGCACAGTCCCGCCGCAGAACTGCGCTCCGTTTGAAGCGGCGATGATGCAGGCCGGTATACCGGTCAGTTGTATTGGTCAGGCGACTATGGGCGATTGTGTGCGCTTGCTTGATCCGCAGGGACAGGCGTTGCCTGCCGATCTGTCCTCATTCGATCATTTTTCCTGACTGGCCCAGTCAAGCTCGGCGCACCAAATATACCCAGACTAATCGCATGATCCGTGTTGCTGCGCAGACGGTCTTTCACTTGCTGGGTTTATGCCTCGGCACAGCCGCGGCAGATAGGCGCGTTTTGCCGGAAAGGCATTGAACGGGGAGGTGGCAAGCCCCTGAGCCTGGAACACCGGGCCGAGCAGAAACGGGTGCCATCGCACACTCACGCCGAGCGCGGTTGCCAGTGGAGAAAACCGCATCACCGCCGGATAGGAGTAGGTGCTGGCAAAGTCAAACCAGAAATCAAGAACCTGCATTGCAATAAAGTGCCATGCCACTGTTCGCATGCAAAGCGCTAAGCAGGATCCAGCTTGTATCGAAATCCAAATATTCAATGGATTTGCTTTCGTCTTACTTCAAACCGGAGTAAGAGGAGGCAGATTCGGATCGGACCCGGGATTTCATGACAGAGAGCACTTTACCGCCTGCCTCGGCAACACCGGCGGCAGATGACCATCTGGCGCGCCGCAATGTGCTAGTTTTGGCTTCCGCACAGGCTCTGGCCGGTGCCGGTGCGCCGATTGCAATTTCTCTGGGTGGCATTGTCGGTTTCTACCTGCTGGGAACCGACAAGACTCTGGCCACTTTGCCTGTCACCGCCTTCGTTGTCGGAACGGCGCTTGCCACCCTGCCAGCCGGTGTGCTGGCAAAAAGATTCGGCAGGCGCAAGGGTCTGATGACCGGATCACTGATCGGGATTTGCGGTGGCTTGCTGGCGGCCTATGGCATATTTCTCAGCTTTTTCTGGCTGTTCTGCCTTGGTGTCCTGTTGGCCGGAACCAACAGCGCTTTTGTTCAACAGTACCGCTTTGCCGCTGCCGATACCGCCAGTGAGAGCTTTCGGCCAAAGGCCATTTCCTGGGTTATGGCCGGTGGCGTGCTGGCCGGAATTATCGGCCCGCAGACTGCAGCGCTGACAAGGGATTTGCTGGCACCGACATTGTTTGCCGGAGCATTTGTCGGGCTATCTGCGCTGGCGGCCCTGTCCTGGGTGGTATTGAGTTTCCTGAAATTTCCCCCTGTCGTCAAACGGCAGGTCATTGCAGGGGGCCGCCCGCTTCCTGAAATCATGCGCCAGAAACGGTTTATCATCGCGGTTCTGTGTGCGGTCAGCTCCTACGCGCTGATGAGTTTTGTCATGACTGCTGCGCCCTTGGCGATGATGTCCTCCGGTCACGGCACTGCAAATGCCGTATTGGGTATTCAGTGGCATGTTCTGGCGATGTTTGGTCCCAGTTTCTTTACCGGGTCGTTGATCCAGCGCTTCGGTAAAGAACGCATTGTCGCGACCGGATTGGTGCTGCTCGCTTCCAGTGCCGTGTTGGCTCTGTCGGGCCAGGACCTGGCCAATTACTGGGGTGCGCTGGTGGTGTTGGGCGTTGGCTGGAATTTCGGATTTATCGGCGCAACCTCCATGCTGACCGATACGTATCGTGCGGAAGAAAAAAACCGTGTCCAGGCCGTTAATGACTTCATCGTTTTCGGCTTTGTAGCGGTCGCCTCGCTGTCCTCAGGCGGCGTGCTGAACGCTTTCGGCTGGAGCGCGATCAATCTGATCGTGTTCCCCATTGTTGCAATCGCCTTTGCAATGCTGTTCTTCACGCGTGAACGGAAGGCAGCTTAGATGC from Pararhizobium sp. IMCC3301 includes the following:
- the nusB gene encoding transcription antitermination factor NusB, which translates into the protein MSKPENTVSEPRPANKRGAARLGAVQALYQMDIGGTGLQQVVAEFENVRLGKEIDGEQYLEADTAYFRGILAGVVKEQLQLDPIIHKALTPDWPLKRIDSLLRAVLRAATFELLKRKDVPAKVIISEYVDVTKAYFLDDEPKMVNGVLDHIARDIRASEFTGK
- the ribD gene encoding bifunctional diaminohydroxyphosphoribosylaminopyrimidine deaminase/5-amino-6-(5-phosphoribosylamino)uracil reductase RibD — its product is MTSPVSNLDLRFAAAALRFGRRHEGLTSPNPCVAAIVVRKTGDAYHVVGRGVTGPDGRPHAEAQALLQAAAEAVGATLYVTLEPCSHHGMTPPCTDAILSSGIARVVACTADPDPRVAGAGFARLKAAGVTVVTPVLEPAARRFHAGHIAARLGLGPHVVLKLAVSSDGMIGLADAGQVAITGPETWNYVHALRAASDAILVGVGTIISDDPSLTCRLPGLAGRSPLRVVLDSGNRLPANAAILQDQSIAETRIFEGRSCEQVLEVLARQGIQTVMIEGGARVARAFLKAGLVNACHLIRSRDSFIGSGGVAAPLELILDADRFEEIDSRQLGADRLTLLWRKG
- a CDS encoding CNNM domain-containing protein — its product is MILLVFFVSLAIGVSFLCSILEAVLLSVTPSYLAALENTRPVLAARIARLKEDIDRPLAAILTLNTIAHTVGAAGAGAQAAVVFGDASLGVFSAVLTFLILVLSEIIPKTLGATYWSALIPVVSRILPPLIWALWPLVKMSQILTKFLSRGHKRHVISREELSALATVGAREGVVDASETRIVQNLLRFDALTVSDIMTPRTVVYALPQTTKIASLLDDLEAIRFSRIPIYEETVDQVTGFVLKTEILIKAVQDKLDIPVSDLRRDLTHINATMHLRELFELLLENDRHIALVVDEFGGTAGIVTLEDVVETLLGLEIVDEADTIEDLQAQARKQWEERAAGLGLLTKTPDAAIPENTEL
- a CDS encoding MFS transporter — its product is MTESTLPPASATPAADDHLARRNVLVLASAQALAGAGAPIAISLGGIVGFYLLGTDKTLATLPVTAFVVGTALATLPAGVLAKRFGRRKGLMTGSLIGICGGLLAAYGIFLSFFWLFCLGVLLAGTNSAFVQQYRFAAADTASESFRPKAISWVMAGGVLAGIIGPQTAALTRDLLAPTLFAGAFVGLSALAALSWVVLSFLKFPPVVKRQVIAGGRPLPEIMRQKRFIIAVLCAVSSYALMSFVMTAAPLAMMSSGHGTANAVLGIQWHVLAMFGPSFFTGSLIQRFGKERIVATGLVLLASSAVLALSGQDLANYWGALVVLGVGWNFGFIGATSMLTDTYRAEEKNRVQAVNDFIVFGFVAVASLSSGGVLNAFGWSAINLIVFPIVAIAFAMLFFTRERKAA
- the nrdR gene encoding transcriptional regulator NrdR, with amino-acid sequence MRCPYCGADNTQVKDSRPTEDNTTIRRRRICVDCGGRFTTFERIQLRELTVLKKSGRRAPFDRDKLVRSVQVATRKRDVEPERIERLVSGIVRRLESRGEPEINADEIGTMVLKALKHLDDVAYVRFASVYQNFREAKDFSSFLGDMEEDAQDSGDDDRDS
- the thiL gene encoding thiamine-phosphate kinase, translated to MSPSGKAEDRFIQRYFAPLAGDKAALGLHDDAAQIDVPAGLSLVISTDTIMSDIHFFSDDPAASIARKALRVNISDLVAKGCDPKGYFLSLALPEIRLRSDDWMSAFSNALAGDQQAFGLQIMGGDTVMTDTVASITICAFGFIPTGKMVKRSTAKPGDRLYVTGTIGDSTLGLWTRRARLLADSELGSVEQQTLAQLTPTQRNQLELCYLEPPARVAAAPVLLRYASASMDISDGLAGDARTLASASAIGLDINLHDIPHHPLIQPHLGESNLRIRLITGGDDYEILCTVPPQNCAPFEAAMMQAGIPVSCIGQATMGDCVRLLDPQGQALPADLSSFDHFS
- the ribH gene encoding 6,7-dimethyl-8-ribityllumazine synthase, with the translated sequence MADKSPKILIIEARFYEDIADELIAGAIAALEAAGIEYDRIAVPGVLEIPAALSMALIGGELDGGVQYDGFVTLGCVIRGETTHYDIVAGESARALMDLAVVEGLALGNGIQTVENTDQAWARAKRSDKNKGGGAAAAAIAMIRLRSQFGLT
- the glyA gene encoding serine hydroxymethyltransferase; protein product: MSVSSDPAQSDLFSGFFSKNLSEADPAIADVIARELGRQQHEIELIASENIVSRAVLEAQGSVLTNKYAEGYPGRRYYGGCEFVDIAETLAIDRVKQLFDCGFANVQPNSGSQANQAAFLALLQPGDTILGMSLDAGGHLTHGARPNLSGKWFNAVQYGVEADSHLIDFAQIRELTLQHQPKLIIAGGSAYSRIIDFAKFREIADEVGAYLMVDMAHIAGLVAGGLHPSPFPHAHVVTSTTHKTLRGPRGGLVLTNDEAIAKKINSAVFPGLQGGPLMHVIAGKAVAFGEALSDDFKSYMRAVADNAKVLAASLTEEGLAIVSGGTDNHLMLVDLRPKNVTGKVAEAALERANITCNKNGVPNDPEKPTITSGIRLGTAAATSRGFGVAEFRDVGKLIVEVLDGIAANGEDSNADIEAGVKTKVLALTDRFPIYQG
- a CDS encoding DsbA family protein, which produces MQVLDFWFDFASTYSYPAVMRFSPLATALGVSVRWHPFLLGPVFQAQGLATSPFNAFPAKRAYLPRLCRGINPASERPSAQQHGSCD
- a CDS encoding TerC family protein encodes the protein MENLITLFQDPAVWVSLITLIVMEVVLGIDNLLFISILTNKLPEGQRDRARKLGIGLALILRLLLLSAVAWIVKLTTPVFELFDQGFSWKDLILIAGGLFLVWKATKEIHHSVDPEPTPDMFDSRTLSMTFTAAIGQILLLDVVFSIDSIITAVGMTPHIPVMVIAVVVAVLLMLLAANPLARFIAANPTIVMLALGFLLMIGMTLIAEGFGVKVPKGYVYAAMAFSAAIEGLNMLSRRSKRKKREASMQSS
- a CDS encoding riboflavin synthase — its product is MFTGIVSHIGAITAIDTLPEGRRFQISADLDYSTLKIGASIAHSGVCLTVTELDPASQRYTVEAWEEALRLTTAGNWTVGSRVNLERALKVGDELGGHIVSGHIDGKAEITAITGEGDATRFVLRAPEPLAKFIAPKGSVALDGTSLTVNRVSEAHFDVLLIAHSLAVTTWGTRVTGDDVNLEVDTMARYAARLLETR